The following are encoded in a window of Microcaecilia unicolor chromosome 7, aMicUni1.1, whole genome shotgun sequence genomic DNA:
- the PRRG3 gene encoding transmembrane gamma-carboxyglutamic acid protein 3 isoform X2 gives MAMFLGSKDAHSVLTRKPRANGFLEEFRQGTIERECMEEICSYEEVKEVFESKEKTMEFWKGYINSLYTVKDPGQITERSDAVYVVVPLLGVALLIVIALFIIWRCQLQKATRHRPSYSQNRYLTSRAGRSLPRVMVYRETSHSQGETHYQHELGNRAALERAGSHLDNTLYAPEHSVSVLSRLSSATPPPSYEEVTGNPESSSEETSVPYCDPPPKYEEIVGTNPTYGK, from the exons tGTTTCTTGGGTCCAAGGATGCCCATTCTGTTTTAACAAGAAAGCCACGAGCAAACGGGTTCCTGGAGGAGTTCCGCCAGGGGACAATCGAGAGGGAATGTATGGAGGAGATCTGCAGTTATGAGGAAGTCAAAGAAGTATTTGAGAGCAAAGAGAAAACG ATGGAGTTTTGGAAGGGCTACATCAATTCTCTGTATACTGTCAAGGACCCTGGGCAGATAACGGAGCGCTCAGATGCCGTTTATGTGGTGGTACCTCTCTTGGGTGTAGCTTTATTGATCGTCATCGCCTTGTTTATCATCTGGAGGTGTCAGTTGCAAAAGGCGACCCGCCACCGTCCTTCATACTCTCAGAATCGATACCTCACCAGCAGAGCAGGCCGCAGCCTTCCTAGAGTCATGGTGTACCGTGAAACATCACACAGCCAGGGAGAGACCCACTATCAACATGAGCTGGGAAACCGAGCAGCATTAGAGAGGGCAGGATCCCACCTAGATAACACTCTCTATGCCCCAGAACATTCAGTATCTGTTTTGTCTAGACTTTCCAGTGCCACACCTCCTCCCTCCTATGAAGAGGTAACTGGAAACCCAGAGAGTAGTAGTGAAGAGACCAGTGTGCCCTACTGTGATCCGCCGCCCAAGTATGAAGAAATCGTGGGCACAAACCCCACCTATGGCAAATAG
- the PRRG3 gene encoding transmembrane gamma-carboxyglutamic acid protein 3 isoform X1, with product MKKYFLILFLTLLLELLIWKRLFSVFLGSKDAHSVLTRKPRANGFLEEFRQGTIERECMEEICSYEEVKEVFESKEKTMEFWKGYINSLYTVKDPGQITERSDAVYVVVPLLGVALLIVIALFIIWRCQLQKATRHRPSYSQNRYLTSRAGRSLPRVMVYRETSHSQGETHYQHELGNRAALERAGSHLDNTLYAPEHSVSVLSRLSSATPPPSYEEVTGNPESSSEETSVPYCDPPPKYEEIVGTNPTYGK from the exons tGTTTCTTGGGTCCAAGGATGCCCATTCTGTTTTAACAAGAAAGCCACGAGCAAACGGGTTCCTGGAGGAGTTCCGCCAGGGGACAATCGAGAGGGAATGTATGGAGGAGATCTGCAGTTATGAGGAAGTCAAAGAAGTATTTGAGAGCAAAGAGAAAACG ATGGAGTTTTGGAAGGGCTACATCAATTCTCTGTATACTGTCAAGGACCCTGGGCAGATAACGGAGCGCTCAGATGCCGTTTATGTGGTGGTACCTCTCTTGGGTGTAGCTTTATTGATCGTCATCGCCTTGTTTATCATCTGGAGGTGTCAGTTGCAAAAGGCGACCCGCCACCGTCCTTCATACTCTCAGAATCGATACCTCACCAGCAGAGCAGGCCGCAGCCTTCCTAGAGTCATGGTGTACCGTGAAACATCACACAGCCAGGGAGAGACCCACTATCAACATGAGCTGGGAAACCGAGCAGCATTAGAGAGGGCAGGATCCCACCTAGATAACACTCTCTATGCCCCAGAACATTCAGTATCTGTTTTGTCTAGACTTTCCAGTGCCACACCTCCTCCCTCCTATGAAGAGGTAACTGGAAACCCAGAGAGTAGTAGTGAAGAGACCAGTGTGCCCTACTGTGATCCGCCGCCCAAGTATGAAGAAATCGTGGGCACAAACCCCACCTATGGCAAATAG